The genomic interval TAGACAGTTAATCATCAGCGTCTTTAGATCTTTACACAGGCGCTGAGATTTACTGTTTGGGTATCGGAATTTGGCGCCGAaagaaattttattttcagtattGGAGCACTTCGGTCGGTACCACAAAAGCACCGAAAATCTGTACCCAGCACTAGTTCTAACATGTTGTAACAGACTGTATCAAATCAGCTTACAGCACAACTGGACACAAAAAAAGACCATGTGAAAGACGTGTGGTGCTGACCATCTCGTAGGTCTGCATGGCCAGTTGCACTTTGTCATCTCCAAACTCCTTGCACTTGCTGTAGGACTGTTGGATTTGCCGCAGGAGTGACACCTTCTGCTCTGAAGACAGAGTCCGCGCATTGGCAGTGTACTCACGTGCCATAGAGTCAATCTGCTCCTTCAGGTCTATGAAAGAGCAAAAAGACCAAATAAAATCCATATAGCCAGACACCATATGTCAATACGGAGAGCATCACATAGGACATTTAAGCTGACACAGAAGCTATATATTTGCCGTACACTGCAAGAAGTTATCCTAAAAAATAGAGGACCAATAAtacaaaatagaaaaatataatGATATGGATCTAATTGATGTTCGGATAATCGCCCTACCCTCTGTCCGCTGGTCCAGGTCCCTCATTAACTGGAAATTCCTCTGCAGTTCAAATGGCAGATTTTCTATACCTGTATACACGAAGATATAACAGTGTTTTCAAAACAAATCAACACAAATAACAAATGCGGCCAATTCCACAATCAAAACTGATCATATCTTAGCGAGCAGACAATAATTATACCACAACAAATTTAACCACGACTTAAAACTGTCATTTTCACTTAGAGTTGTATGAGAAGAAAAGAAATTACTATTAGTTTAAAGATATGCATATAATAATTTGACAACCTAGCTAATTGTTCATTATACTGGCTgcaggtaccgagaaagggctCGCAAACTCACACgcaagaaaaacaaagcacaataATACGAATTTATTTATAAcatattaaaatgcaaaataacgCACAGCCATGACAGAATTAATAGGAATTGTTTACAAAAAAAGGCAAATGTTAACTCACTGTCCAAGTAGTGTTCTAAATACATTCCCGCCGCCATCTTGGATAACAAAAATAAGACGACTTCCGGTCAGGGAACACGCGAGCCAATGGAGGAAGGACGGAAAATGCGGATATGcgaggagggggcggggccaatcCGGTGGAGGGCGTGTCATACTACGCCGGGCGCTCGCCCTACCAGGTAGTATGGCTGGGTTTACTGGATATGGTTTCATTCCGTCATGGTGCTATCAAATCCTTTTAAAAGGGACGTATTTATTATTCATCTACACACCAGGCAAACTGGTAATCAAGTTTAAAATGCTCTCGTTTCTACTTGGATGCAAAAAAGACTATTTTGACCATTTCCCTCAAGCTGAAATGACATAGCATGTTAATGGTCATAACTGGGTAATACATCAACACATCACTAAATTACTAAGCAGAAAAAAAACGATGACACTGCATTCAGTCACTGCAAATAAAGTGTCCCcaaaatgattttattcaaTGTTTTCTTCAGGAACCAGTGGAGGTGGGGGAACACATGAGgacacaacaaaaacacatctttATATAAAATATCTTGAGGTGGTAAAAAGTCCATAAAGGCATCACTCTTTGAAATTGTACTTTTCATGGATGAATGTCGTAAGACAGCAGTGCAGTGACCGCTGGCCATTGGAAGCCCCTGTGGTTTTCTGCGAGATTTTCACCCTGCCAGCAGAGACCGGCTCACTGGTGATCCCAGATGCAGCAGTACAGCCCTGCTTTCCCACTGCTATACACATCCTATACACTCTTTACACCCTCTGCAGCTTTCTAAATTTATTCTTCCCcattctgttgtttttcttcataAGCCTTTTCCTCTTTTGTTCATCTTTCTTCTCAAACTTGCTCCCCTTCTTTTTCTCCCCCACTCCCTCCCTTTTTGCAGCATTCCCCTCTACTGCCACAGTTTTAGGCTGTGTCGTTCCTTccacttttcttttcttcttcaAGACACGTGTTGGTTTTTCCCACATGCCTTTTGCTGGGCTCTCATTGGTCTCCTTTTTCGTTTCAGTATCGGGCTTGCTTATTGGCTGTTTTTTGGCCTTGGTCTTTGTAGCTGACTTTCTGGCAGTCTCATTTGAGGGGGCAGGCGTTTCTGTGCCAATGGGCTCGTCGTCAGCCTCTGCAACACACCAGATGGAATGTTTAGATGCATGTTGGAATgtattaaatatgcatttatgtGAACCAAAGTTGTTAAATAATTGCATAGTTCTTGTCTTACCTGCAGTTTTGTTAACAGGCTTCACTGGAATAGTGTTGGAGAATTTCTTCAGTTTTGCCACAAAGAAACCATCCATGTTGTGTGAATGAGGGTAAAATCGGCGTGAAAGACGGAGGGAAGGATGAAACCTACGCTCTTTAAACCTTAGGAAAGAAAAAGGCCTGTAAATTATGTGCTCACGTCTAAAGAGCAAGTCAGACTCTGCCACAGTGTCCCACTCACACCAATAATTTTATCCATCCCTTCCAGAGCTCAGACAGAGCAAGATATAAAAGACTGCTGCTGCTTTACCTGGTGAATCCTTCTTTCCCAAAGTCCAGGCCAGTGGGCACCAGCTTCACGTTCCTCTTCTTCAGTGCATAATCCACCACCCATTCATTCTCCTCCACCTAAAGCAGCGTGAGTGAATTTCATTACTATCGGCATCCATGTCCATATCAACCAAAGGAATGTGCGTGTCCAAAGAACTGAAAGATACCAGTATTTGAACAGTGTTTTACAAATTTATCCTTTTGTGAATACTACAATTAAGAAATTTCTGAAATGTAGTTACATTGGGGAAATCATACATGTGAGCTAAACAAAGATAGAGTGTGAAACAAGCTGATAACAGGTTTTGTATTAAATTCTTGTTAAATAAGACACCACAGCattatatgaaaaataaaatctcctGTATTGTCATCATATCAAAAAACATGAAACCTAAAGGAGGTGAAATTGTCAGAATCAAACACTGCTGAAGGGCTGTAACAGTATTTGTTGTGTACCGTCCGGTACATCATTTTTGGTTCAGTACACATTACTAATGAATGTATCTACTGTCATCGGtggaacctaaattcacaagtagatgttcagTTACAGCCAAAGCTTTAGATTGTTCCAATTGAGACAGGATTTAGTTAATTATAACTTATGATATTAtagttctgttttttatttttattgcctTTACAATGTGTAAATAAGCTCTTAAGGTTTGTAATTCAGACATACTTGGATTGCAACTGTACCTAATTGTTTGCaattgtaataaaaaaaactgcactgaACCGTAAATTGTGTGTGCAGTTACAACCCTAGTTGTAACCTGAGAAAAAGCAGCATGCAAGATGCCTTTGCATCTTTTTTCAGAAGATGCATAATTTATTAATGTCGTCCATCTCGAGATCCACGGAGAATGAGGCAAGgtaccttggatgggatgccagtagCATGCGGGCGCACGCTGTAAACTTAGAGGGGGTCATAGGGATGGGGACAGATGGTCCCTCTCGCAATTGGAGTTGaaagccttgctcaagggtccatcAGTGACACAGCTCTGCCAGtcataggatttgaacccacaagcTTCTGATCACAATTACAGAGTTTTAACCCACAGAGCTACCAACCACTAAAGGATGAGGGGAGGTACTCTTACTACTTACCGTAATGGAGCAGGTACAGTAGACTAGATAACCCCCCGACGGAGAGTCCGCATTGAGGGAATCGATGGCGGACAGTATTAGTTCTTTCTGCAGGTGAGCAGATCGCTGGATATCAGCTTCATCCTGGGGAGATGAGTGGGGGTCATTCTGATCCAGGAACCACATTACTGTGCACACTGCCATCATCATCCTACTAGTGACAGTCTGATCTATGTGTTACCTTACTGGTCTTCACAGCTGGATCTTTGGAAATGACTCCAGTGCCAGAGCAGGGAGCATCCAGTAGCACCCGATCGAACCCACCCATCACCTGTCAATcatatgattttatttttaaaataagggTGGGACATTTCCAGCCATCCAATGACAAAACACCTAACTAAGCAGGAGCTAACCATatcagaaaaaatatatatacaaatgaCATTCATTGTATAAACATAAAACAAGGCAAATATTAGTTTGGTAACTACTGAAGAAAAGAGCGCGTACCTTAGGGAACTGTCGGCCATCGTAGTTGCATATGATTGTGTTGGTGACACCCAGACGATGGAGGTTTCCCATGACGCTCTTCAGTCTGTCTGCATTGGCATCATTTGCCACGATTATACCGGTGTTCCTCATGAGCTGGGCTGGGACACAAAACATGCAGCTCAATGCGTCCATTCAAATGTCAGACGGCACACATTGGATGAAATCTACAAGTCATAGCTGAGAAATTCTTTGCAAAACATTCAGCATTCACAGctgtttacagtaattttcctgCAGAGTGAGACACATACCCATATATGTGGTTTTTCCTCCAGGGGCACAGCTCATGTCTAGCACAGACTCCCCCTCCTGGGGGGAAAGCGCCATGACAGGCAAAAAACTAGAAGCACCTTGTAGCATGTAATGACCAGCAAGGTATTCAGGGGTGGCACCTATGACAGACCAAGAAGTCATGATTAGCACAGTCGAGGTACAATCACGAGAACTGCTACTCTGTGAAGTGGTAAGAAATTATAAACACTGGCATCATCTTCAGGTTTcaagaaaaatgtaaatactgacCTATAGGTACTGAGGAATCAAAGATGACCAGGCCCACCTTAGACCACTTCCCTATTGGATCTAAATTCACACCTCTGTTGATCAGAGCCTGTTTTTAAACAAAGAAAAGCTGAAAAGAATTCTTCATGTTCTCAAACATTCAACATCAGTACCCCCAATAAAAGAGAGGACATTGGAAGAATATATCTGTCCAGAAGCAAATAACAAATGTACATAAAAACATATCTTAAGAACTAACAGCAAAGCCTTGATAATATAACGTACATAAAATtattgaaatgtaaaaaaaaaaaaacccaataaGCTGCTGTTTACCTGAGCCAAATCCCGTCTCCTTGTCTTGAGGGTATTGGTCCGAATTGTGACTGGTCGCTGGATTTCATTGGCCTCCAGGAAATCAACCAACTacataaaagaaacagaaacaACAACTATCATTTTCAGATATAGTTGAATATCATCTATAAAAACTCACAtaatccataaaaaaaaatcagtcttaAATTCAAGATGGGCACA from Paramormyrops kingsleyae isolate MSU_618 chromosome 9, PKINGS_0.4, whole genome shotgun sequence carries:
- the nop2 gene encoding 28S rRNA (cytosine(4447)-C(5))-methyltransferase; the encoded protein is MGRKLDPTNKVKRGPGRKARKQKGAETEVAKFLVDEEREPKRLSSRGRRRALKRAKVSPKPKETVEKHTEKGFTDENSKWLKPAKRKRSLDDTGDDSDTQWEEVEEEESGQEAGDAFDEAEQSDDDDDKEMVDDYGAMDDSEEEEDGSDGEELLPIERAAKKQKKLEEAMEQESDEEREESGSEGEDEDDTVQANIDEMDRFKLPGAEEREKEEAMPIDLQSIHQRIKDNVDVLSDFADKREEGKGRAEYLSLLKKDLCTYYSYNWFLIEKLLDIFPLSELVDFLEANEIQRPVTIRTNTLKTRRRDLAQALINRGVNLDPIGKWSKVGLVIFDSSVPIGATPEYLAGHYMLQGASSFLPVMALSPQEGESVLDMSCAPGGKTTYMAQLMRNTGIIVANDANADRLKSVMGNLHRLGVTNTIICNYDGRQFPKVMGGFDRVLLDAPCSGTGVISKDPAVKTSKDEADIQRSAHLQKELILSAIDSLNADSPSGGYLVYCTCSITVEENEWVVDYALKKRNVKLVPTGLDFGKEGFTRFKERRFHPSLRLSRRFYPHSHNMDGFFVAKLKKFSNTIPVKPVNKTAEADDEPIGTETPAPSNETARKSATKTKAKKQPISKPDTETKKETNESPAKGMWEKPTRVLKKKRKVEGTTQPKTVAVEGNAAKREGVGEKKKGSKFEKKDEQKRKRLMKKNNRMGKNKFRKLQRV